From Brachionichthys hirsutus isolate HB-005 chromosome 16, CSIRO-AGI_Bhir_v1, whole genome shotgun sequence, a single genomic window includes:
- the sox10 gene encoding transcription factor SOX-10: MSREEHSLSDVELSSGMSDDSRSLSPGHSSGPAGGVDSPLRLQQPQLAALQDDASAGCASIKSDDEDKRFPAEIREAVSQVLNCYDWTLVPMPVRVNSGSKNKPHVKRPMNAFMVWAQAARRKLADQHPHLHNAELSKTLGKLWRLLNESDKRPFIEEAERLRKQHKKDYPDYKYQPRRRKNGKPGSGSGSEADCHSEGEVSQSHYKGLHLDVVHNGGAGSPLTDRQHPHAAGQSHSPPTPPTTPKTESQSGKAGDGKREGAGNGVSRGTMGTEGNSGKPHIDFGNVDIGEMSHEVMVNMEPFDVNEFDQYLPPNGHPGVGPGAGAVAAATASPYTYGISSALAAAGGHSAAWLSKQQQQQHHGSPLASDLSKAQVKSEAGGAGGHFSEAASAGSHVTYTPLSLPHYGSAFPSLASRAQFAEYADHQASGSYYAHSSQASGLYSAFSYMGPSQRPLYTAITDSGNIPQSHSPTHWEQPVYTTLSRP; encoded by the exons atgtCCAGAGAGGAGCACAGTTTATCGGACGTTGAGCTCAGCTCGGGGATGTCGGACGACAGCCGCTCCCTGTCGCCGGGCCATTCCTCCGGGCCGGCCGGCGGGGTGGATTCGCCTCTGCGCCTCCAGCAGCCTCAGCTGGCGGCTCTGCAGGACGACGCGTCGGCGGGCTGCGCGTCCATCAAATCCGACGACGAGGACAAGCGCTTCCCCGCAGAAATCCGCGAGGCGGTGAGCCAGGTTCTAAACTGCTACGACTGGACACTCGTGCCAATGCCGGTGCGCGTGAACTCCGGGAGCAAGAACAAGCCGCACGTGAAGAGGCCGATGAATGCCTTCATGGTGTGGGCGCAGGCGGCGCGCAGGAAGCTGGCCGACCAACACCCGCACCTGCACAACGCGGAGCTCAGCAAGACCCTGGGGAAGCTGTGGAG GCTTCTTAATGAGAGTGACAAGCGACCCTTTATCGAGGAGGCAGAGAGGCTGAGGAAGCAGCACAAGAAGGATTATCCTGACTACAAATATCAACCGCGGCGTCGCAAGAATGGAAAGCCTGGTTCTGGGTCCGGAAGTGAAGCGGACTGTCATTCGGAGGGTGAGGTCAGCCAGTCTCACTACAAGGGCCTCCACCTGGATGTGGTCCACAATGGCGGCGCTGGATCCCCTCTGACAGACAGGCAACACCCACATGCGGCAG GTCAGAGTCACAGTCCTCCCACGCCTCCCACCACCCCAAAAACAGAGTCTCAGTCTGGTAAGGCAGGGGATGGAAAACGGGAGGGTGCTGGGAATGGGGTCTCCCGTGGCACAATGGGTACCGAGGGAAACTCTGGGAAACCTCACATCGATTTCGGTAACGTGGACATTGGTGAGATGAGCCACGAGGTGATGGTTAACATGGAACCCTTTGATGTCAATGAGTTTGACCAGTACCTTCCCCCCAATGGGCACCCGGGGGTTGGGCCGGGTGCCGGGGCAGTAGCAGCTGCGACCGCGTCTCCGTACACCTACGGCATCTCCTCAGCCCTGGCAGCAGCCGGCGGACACTCGGCAGCCTGGCtctccaagcagcagcagcagcaacatcacGGCTCCCCACTGGCCTCAGACCTCTCCAAAGCCCAGGTCAAGAGCGAGGCCGGCGGTGCTGGGGGCCACTTCTCTGAGGCAGCCTCAGCCGGTTCCCATGTCACCTACACCCCACTCAGCCTTCCTCACTACGGCTCTGCCTTTCCCTCGCTGGCCTCCAGGGCTCAATTTGCTGAATATGCTGACCATCAGGCCTCGGGGTCATACTATGCTCACTCCAGCCAGGCCTCGGGGTTGTACTCAGCCTTCTCTTACATGGGGCCCTCCCAGAGGCCCCTTTACACCGCCATCACCGATTCAGGCAACATTCCGCAGTCACACAGCCCCACACACTGGGAACAGCCCGTCTACACAACACTGTCGCGGCCATGA
- the polr2f gene encoding DNA-directed RNA polymerases I, II, and III subunit RPABC2: MSDNEDNFDDGDFDDAEEDEGLDDLGNAGDEGRENVQILPAGDGQQANQKRITTPYMTKYERARVLGTRALQIAMCAPVMVELEGETDPLQIAMKELKSRKIPIIIRRYLPDASYEDWGCDELIITD, from the exons ATGTCCGACAACGAAGATAA CTTCGACGACGGAGATTTTGATGATGCCGAGGAGGATGAGGGATTAGATGACCTGGGAAATGCAGGAGat GAGGGCCGCGAGAACGTGCAGATCCTTCCCGCTGGAGACGGACAACAGGCGAACCAGAAGAGGATCACAACACCGTACATGACGAAATACGAGAGGGCCCGAGTGCTCGGGACTCGAGCGCTACAGATAGC TATGTGTGCCCCCGTCATGGTGGAGCTGGAAGGAGAAACAGACCCCTTACAGATAGCAATGAAAGAGCTTAA GAGCCGAAAGATCCCCATCATCATTCGCAGGTACCTTCCAGACGCGAGCTATGAAGACTGGGGCTGTGACGAGCTCATCATAACCGACTAA
- the LOC137905243 gene encoding MICAL-like protein 1, whose product MSDLSEDVPSSPKALRDWCRVTCAHYPCVEIKNMSTSFRDGLAFCAIIHKHRPDLIDYSSLCKENAYQNNKLAFETAEMKLGIPALLDPKEMVSTRVPDSLSVITYLSQYYYFFNRTSYGLASLRSSHVTVLNNLTSSRTPDILKPDKNATHLVKRRDDRLPNTRSQTVCSLCFKPVHLIQRHFIDSRVYHRSCFRCKLCHSTLLRESYKQGRDPGSLICTHHTTGRTSPNLHPLIGSTENRPRCAFRAAYFSLGGLPITSVPHYPKATESQDRLVCQTAAMEGEVMKESGREVRDGENKDFTSSVKRKGKRQAPVPPSPDKAAEPIPADSKAQREPVMTVPEPPERSSSWVQVTEGSSQLVPPPVSSSVDPVLAPRTKPSQAMDSPPAAGGSSSQNKSSSRSIRGARPTGHWPKVNTKHPWLTIIHPGPWAQLPPAPALQSKPASWYRPKVRASNPFGEDLDRDTLEEKTAPEAGDQTDASVAATHSGNEDSLAGSIDAASGSGESAGDTSHIDASDAEETGDSVEAQADVAEEATGGSPVDSAEAQSRSSPSSLPVSDITPAQSQPPLLPADTMEANEEDEIIACQSPMVCSENPFDQKDEMPQSSTFSALPFEPAPAHGFPLIKRKVQTDQNISTEGLQVEIKELDKQLEAMEQRGVELERDLRARGNDKEEEQMLKEWFSLIHERHILVRRDTELVHLTTQQKLEEKQADVEYMLRCLLNKPESDWSPEEQRQERQLMDELVAVIEQRNQIICNLDQDKQRERGEDLLLGDIMKNKELQKEGLKELKKSKGKFKLTKVFKMMHHKDESTKQSTDKQS is encoded by the exons AGATTACAGCTCCCTCTGCAAGGAGAATGCTTATCAAAATAACAAACTG gcATTTGAGACTGCAGAGATGAAGCTGGGCATTCCTGCATTGCTAGACCCAAAGGAAATGGTTTCCACCAGGGTGCCTGATAGCTTGAGCGTAATCACCTACCTTTCCCAGTACTACTACTTCTTCAACAGGACTTCCTACG GTCTTGCCAGTTTGAGGTCATCACATGTGACCGTGTTAAACAACCTAACAAGCAGCAGAACTCCAGACATTCTGAAACCTGATAAG AACGCGACTCACCTGGTAAAGAGGAGGGACGATCGTTTACCCAACACGAGGTCACAGACCGTGTGTAGTTTGTGTTTTAAGCCTGTCCACCTGATACAGAGACATTTCATTGACAGCCGGGTCTACCACCGCAGCTGTTTCAG gtgTAAACTGTGTCACAGCACTCTATTACGAGAGTCTTACAAACAGGGGCGTGATCCTGGCTCATTGATCTGCACTCACCATACAACGGGCAGAACAAGTCCGAATCTCCATCCGCTAATCGGGTCGACTGAGAATCGTCCCAGATGTGCATTTCGAGCAGCTTACTTTTCCTTAGGTGGATTGCCGATCACCAGCGTCCCACATTACCCTAAGGCAACAGAGTCACAAGACAGACTGGTTTGTCAAACGGCAGCAATGGAGGGGGAAGTAATGAAGGAGAGCGGCAGAGAAGTGAGAGACGGAGAAAACAAAGACTTCACAAGCAGCgtgaagaggaaggggaagaggcAAGCTCCTGTCCCCCCCTCTCCTGACAAGGCTGCCGAACCCATTCCAGCTGACAGCAAGGCACAGCGAGAACCAGTGATGACGGTCCCGGAGCCCCCGGAGCGTTCTTCTTCTTGGGTGCAAGTGACAGAAGGAAGCAGTCAGCTGGTCCCCCCACCTGTAAGCTCGTCTGTGGACCCCGTTCTTGCACCCAGAACCAAACCTTCCCAGGCAATGGACAGccctcctgctgcag GCGGCTCTTCCTCCCAAAATAAGTCTTCATCCAGGTCAATTCGGGG CGCCAGACCAACCGGTCATTGGCCTAAAGTGAATACCAAACATCCATGGCTGACGATCATCCATCCTGGACCCTGGGCACAGCTTCCTCCCGCTCCAGCTCTTCAGTCCAAACCGGCCTCGTGGTACCGACCTAAAGTGCGTGCTTCCAATCCGTTTGGGGAGGATTTGGATCGGGACACTCTGGAAGAAAAGACCGCACCTGAGGCTGGAGACCAGACCGACGCCTCGGTGGCAGCTACCCACTCGGGGAATGAAGACAGTCTGGCTGGCAGTATTGACGCTGCGAGTGGCTCAGGTGAATCAGCTGGAGATACTAGTCACATTGATGCATCAGATGCGGAAGAAACTGGAGACTCGGTAGAAGCTCAAGCAGATGTGGCCGAAGAGGCAACAGGAGGTTCACCGGTCGATTCGGCCGAAGCACAGAGTCGGAGCTCGCCCAGCAGTCTCCCTGTGTCAGATATCACGCCTGCTCAAAGTCAGCCTCCCCTCCTACCTGCTGACACGATGGAGGCAAATGAAGAGGATGAGATCATCGCATGCCAAAGTCCC ATGGTTTGCAGCGAGAACCCTTTTGATCAAAAGGATGAAATGCCCCAGTCGAGCACTTTTAGTGCTCTCCCATTTGAACCGGCCCCTGCCCATGGATTCCCACTCATCAAGAGGAAG GTGCAAACAGACCAAAATATTTCTACAGAAGGCCTTCAGGTGGAGATAAAAGAACTGGATAAACAATTGGAGGCGATGGAACAACGAGGAGTTGAACTGGAGAGGGATCTTAGAGCGCGTGGAAATG ATAAAGAGGAGGAGCAAATGCTAAAGGAGTGGTTCTCTCTAATCCATGAGAGACACATTCTGGTCCGCCGGGATACAGAGCTGGTTCACCT GACAACACAGCAGAagttggaggagaagcaggCAGACGTGGAGTACATGCTCAGATGTCTCCTTAATAAACCAG AGAGTGACTGGAGTCCGGAGGAGCAAAGGCAAGAGAGGCAGCTGATGGATGAGCTGGTCGCTGTCATCGAGCAGCGGAACCAGATCATCTGCAACTTGGATCAGGACAAGCAGag ggaaagaggagaagatTTGCTCTTGGGAGACATAATGAAGAACAAAG AGTTGCAGAAAGAGGGATTAAAAGAGTTGAAGAAGTCAAAAGGAAAGTTCAAGCTCACCAAAGTTTTTAAGATGATGCATCATAAAGATGAGAGCACCAAGCAATCcacagacaaacagagttga